In the Pseudochaenichthys georgianus chromosome 1, fPseGeo1.2, whole genome shotgun sequence genome, one interval contains:
- the mief2 gene encoding mitochondrial dynamics protein MID49: MNFQGSRRRGEDGIAMVIDFLLSNARLVLGVGGAAMLGIATLAVKRLIERAGRAADDEKVEQKMAESWEELSLVSASPTLIKKGIEGVVMKHVAKAARQQKADLCQQPQASPPEVVPKVESKSKRLQLCVLTLQERLQQYYHTRAALAPGEIQRAQSLALDICTEIQGFLHSRLPDMPLGEMNLGGSLLDDLQVVSADHACLLVPLQLEASLWRLVPGEETLLTHPLHWMVRRVNLEYFPRGRSYWDRYLVGGYLSAEAVVNMFSKAVMETINWPSISSTLDCLVRPVLGGPDLKLEIRPLDEFGAESGDEPLFISMLPLLREGDVVLSAQTELTSPWVNAWHLSLYPWENQRLSQLDTADGGHRRQTLKILKAVCRLNPALRPLEAAPLSNLILHLSDGESDWSESSLHARFQQCITELIGYLENGALHSYFKPAVNLLSGLSEDQVDQMGFMLYCAVTEPEILLI; this comes from the exons ATGAACTTTCAGGGCAGTCGGAGGCGAGGAGAGGATGGCATCGCCATGGTGATTGACTTCCTGTTGTCTAATGCCCGACTGGTTCTGGGAGTCGGAGGGGCCGCTATGCTAGGGATCGCTACATTGGCGGTGAAGCGG CTGATAGAGCGCGCAGGACGTGCAGCGGATGATGAGAAGGTGGAGCAGAAGATGGCCGAGAGCTGGGAGGAGTTGAGCTTGGTCTCTGCTTCCCCCACGCTGATCAAGAAGGGCATTGAGGGCGTGGTGATGAAACATGTTGCCAAGGCAGCCAGACAGCAGAAAG CTGACCTGTGCCAACAACCCCAGGCGTCCCCTCCGGAGGTGGTTCCTAAAGTGGAGTCAAAGTCCAAGAGGCTGCAGCTGTGCGTCCTCACTCTGCAG GAGCGCCTGCAGCAGTACTATCACACGAGGGCGGCTCTGGCTCCAGGAGAGATCCAGAGGGCTCAGTCTCTGGCGCTGGACATCTGCACAGAGATCCAGGGCTTCCTGCACAGCCGCCTGCCCGACATGCCGCTGGGAGAAATGAACCTCGGAGGGTCTCTTCTGGACGACCTGCAG gtggtgAGTGCAGACCATGCCTGTCTGCTGGTGCCTCTGCAGCTGGAGGCCTCTCTGTGGCGCCTCGTTCCGGGAGAGGAGACGCTGCTCACTCACCCGCTGCACTGGATGGTCCGACGGGTCAATCTGGAGTATTTTCCCAGAGGGCGCAGCTACTGGGACAG GTACCTGGTGGGGGGTTACCTGTCTGCAGAAGCTGTGGTGAACATGTTCAGTAAAGCTGTCATGGAGACGATAAACTGGCCGTCCATCAGCAGCACTCTGGACTGCCTCGTCAGACCGGTGCTGGGAGGACCCGACCTGAAGCTGGAGATACG GCCTTTGGATGAATTTGGGGCAGAGAGCGGGGATGAGCCCCTGTTCATCTCCATGCTGCCTCTGCTGAGGGAGGGGGACGTGGTGCTGAGCGCCCAGACGGAGCTCACCTCTCCCTGGGTCAACGCCTGGCACCTGTCCCTCTACCCCTGGGAGAACCAGCGTCTGTCTCAGCTGGACACCGCTGATGGGGGACACCGCAGACAAACTCTCAAAATCCTGAAGGCGGTGTGCAGACTGAACCCCGCTCTCCGGCCGCTGGAAGCCGCGCCGCTCTCCAACCTCATCCTGCACCTCAGTGACGGGGAGAGCGACTGGTCCGAGAGCAGCCTGCACGCTCGCTTCCAGCAGTGCATCACGGAGCTGATTGGCTACCTGGAGAACGGAGCGCTGCACAGTTACTTCAAGCCAGCGGTCAACCTGCTGAGCGGCCTGTCAGAGGACCAGGTGGACCAGATGGGCTTCATGCTCTACTGCGCTGTCACAGAGCCCGAAATACTGCTCATATAA